One Ostrinia nubilalis chromosome 4, ilOstNubi1.1, whole genome shotgun sequence DNA window includes the following coding sequences:
- the LOC135071299 gene encoding uncharacterized protein LOC135071299, with product MAARIFTLAALCAAVSAAPPAPPRLYSQHAPAQLQQISPLDYYLDNPEVANYYNQGQQKQASSNAGPGAPSRLETLEPDSEVELIPGAQQPQQPPQQTPVSPNIPGLVPGQRVFIVHMPVPGYRPGTIGGYQPVYIVAAAPQGNVQYPGSAQFPGNVNGYQNAVLLDPSGQAVSPLLGYPRFGVQQHPGFLVAPQQQQFAYQPEHPGQYQQAPQAPSGARPVQLSQLIALQTHPANTANNPRAASNESQQNAEPKRLAQLRESNEKEADNRRSSESRDKQ from the exons TTCACATTGGCAGCGCTGTGCGCGGCAGTGAgtgccgcgccgcccgcgcctccGCGCCTGTACTCGCAGCACGCGCCTGCCCAGTTGCAGCAGATTAGCCC ATTAGACTATTACTTGGATAACCCGGAGGTAGCCAATTATTACAACCAAGGACAACAAAAACAAG CCTCCTCCAATGCAGGCCCCGGTGCACCTTCACGGCTGGAGACCTTGGAACCTGACAGTGAAGTGGAGCTCATCCCAGGAGCTCAACAACCACAGCAACCACCGCAGCAG ACGCCAGTATCTCCAAACATACCTGGTCTCGTCCCTGGACAGCGAGTCTTCATAGTGCACATGCCAGTACCTGGTTACAG aCCTGGCACGATTGGTGGTTACCAGCCCGTTTACATAGTGGCAGCAGCACCTCAAGGAAATGTGCAGTACCCTGGCAGTGCGCAGTTCCCCGGCAATGTTAATG GCTACCAAAACGCAGTCCTCCTAGACCCGTCAGGCCAGGCAGTGTCCCCACTGCTAGGGTACCCTCGGTTTGGAGTCCAGCAGCACCCTGGCTTCCTCGTGGCACCGCAGCAGCAGCAGTTTGCTTACCAGCCGGAGCACCCCGGCCAATACCA ACAAGCTCCGCAAGCGCCATCTGGTGCGCGACCCGTGCAGCTGTCGCAGCTGATCGCGCTGCAGACGCATCCCGCCAACACCGCCAACAATCCACGAGCTGCCAGCAATG AATCTCAGCAAAACGCCGAGCCGAAGCGCTTAGCTCAGCTGCGCGAGAGCAACGAGAAGGAAGCGGACAACCGACGCAGCTCAGAATCCCGCGACAAGCAATAA